One stretch of Chryseobacterium indologenes DNA includes these proteins:
- a CDS encoding polysaccharide deacetylase family protein — protein sequence MKDQLINLFTAFETDHFGKSFPLDYCLPVYHCVSNENLPHLRHVIQYKNIRQFEADIDCFSKHFQWVNWEEFKGFTSGSFKSQKKIALLTFDDGLREFYEIVAPILERKGIYACNFINPAFIDNNELMFRGKASLLIEALGNKKSVNREINSILSLDGYATIETLKKQILKITYQEKDILDLLAEKLEIDFRSYLKEYRPYLSSGELEKLTNRGFGISSHSWDHPKFGTLSLEQQMESIHKTFAYLKENNFLYESFAFPFTDFGVKNEFFKSLFKNEEIYCSFGAAGIKLDSVQRNYQRIPMEMGETAEKILKKEIAYFKLKKLMNKNTIVRK from the coding sequence ATGAAGGATCAGCTCATTAATCTATTTACTGCTTTTGAAACAGATCATTTCGGAAAGTCTTTTCCGCTGGATTACTGTTTGCCGGTTTATCATTGTGTTTCCAATGAAAATCTTCCCCATCTCAGACATGTGATCCAATATAAGAATATCAGACAGTTTGAAGCAGATATAGATTGTTTTTCAAAACATTTTCAGTGGGTAAACTGGGAGGAATTCAAAGGTTTTACTTCCGGAAGCTTCAAATCTCAAAAAAAAATAGCTTTACTTACTTTTGATGACGGGTTAAGGGAATTTTATGAAATTGTTGCTCCTATATTAGAGCGTAAAGGAATTTATGCCTGTAATTTTATAAATCCGGCTTTCATTGATAATAATGAGCTCATGTTTAGGGGGAAAGCCAGTCTTTTAATAGAGGCTTTAGGAAATAAAAAATCCGTAAATCGTGAGATAAACAGTATACTTTCTCTTGATGGCTATGCTACGATAGAAACTTTGAAAAAGCAAATTTTAAAAATTACTTATCAGGAAAAAGATATTCTGGATCTGCTTGCCGAAAAACTGGAAATCGATTTTAGATCCTATTTAAAAGAATACAGACCTTATCTGAGTAGCGGAGAGCTAGAAAAACTTACGAATAGAGGTTTTGGAATATCATCTCACAGTTGGGATCATCCGAAGTTCGGAACTTTGTCTTTGGAGCAGCAGATGGAATCGATACATAAAACCTTCGCGTATCTGAAGGAAAATAATTTCTTATATGAAAGTTTTGCATTTCCATTCACGGATTTCGGAGTAAAAAATGAATTTTTTAAATCACTTTTTAAAAACGAAGAGATCTATTGCAGTTTTGGTGCTGCAGGAATTAAGCTGGACAGTGTACAAAGGAACTATCAGAGAATTCCAATGGAAATGGGGGAAACCGCAGAAAAAATCCTGAAAAAAGAAATCGCTTATTTCAAATTGAAAAAGCTGATGAATAAAAATACTATTGTAAGAAAATGA
- a CDS encoding GNAT family N-acetyltransferase yields the protein MIQLKTYNKKELKYFVSSGEFRQYDFLPITEHRALSHIHNPRATEEQTLLILAFYEGKLAGYMGCLPDYFEVEGKIIRFAWLSTLYVSNEFRGKKVAKALLQKALDDYNSHVIMAEFTQEAEVFFNHIGSVENIFPKNGKRYYFRLDSATLLSEKRSWIKTFKPLLHISDSVINAFVGLKNIGTGKVKFRFETLEQMDMEIKYFVSSYQCQRPVDEINYFITNPWILEGRKKDNNYFFSSYAEVFKYVWIKIYDEQGNLETVSLLLLRDGHLKIHYIFSTGDSSLNRFIKFLNTFIIQNKIKMMTVYNETLNKNIQKSKSLATIYEKDFKRDYLFRKELLQSLPKHFNPHLQDGDGDCMMT from the coding sequence ATGATACAGCTGAAGACCTACAATAAAAAAGAACTGAAATATTTTGTTTCATCCGGTGAATTCAGGCAATATGATTTTCTTCCCATCACTGAACATCGTGCTTTGTCACATATTCATAATCCAAGAGCAACGGAAGAGCAAACACTACTTATTCTTGCTTTTTATGAAGGAAAGTTAGCAGGATATATGGGATGTCTTCCAGATTATTTTGAAGTTGAAGGGAAAATAATCAGATTTGCCTGGCTGAGTACATTGTATGTAAGCAATGAGTTCAGAGGTAAAAAAGTAGCAAAGGCGCTTCTGCAAAAAGCTTTGGATGATTATAATAGTCACGTTATCATGGCAGAATTTACTCAAGAAGCTGAGGTTTTCTTTAATCATATAGGAAGTGTTGAAAATATTTTTCCTAAAAACGGAAAACGCTATTATTTCAGATTGGATTCAGCAACGCTTCTTTCAGAAAAAAGATCGTGGATAAAGACTTTTAAACCTCTTTTGCATATTTCAGATAGTGTGATAAATGCTTTTGTTGGATTAAAAAATATAGGAACAGGTAAAGTAAAGTTCAGATTTGAAACTTTGGAACAGATGGATATGGAAATTAAATATTTTGTCTCTTCATATCAATGTCAGCGACCTGTAGATGAAATAAACTATTTTATAACAAATCCATGGATTTTAGAGGGACGAAAAAAAGATAATAACTACTTCTTTTCCAGTTATGCTGAGGTTTTTAAATATGTTTGGATTAAAATTTATGATGAACAGGGAAATCTGGAAACCGTATCTTTATTACTATTACGCGATGGTCATCTTAAAATTCATTATATTTTTTCAACCGGAGATTCAAGCCTCAACAGATTTATTAAGTTTTTAAATACTTTCATCATTCAAAATAAGATAAAAATGATGACTGTTTATAATGAAACACTGAATAAGAATATACAAAAATCTAAATCATTGGCCACAATTTATGAAAAGGATTTCAAGCGTGATTACCTTTTCCGTAAAGAATTGCTGCAAAGCCTTCCGAAGCATTTTAATCCTCATTTACAGGATGGTGATGGAGATTGTATGATGACATAA
- a CDS encoding M16 family metallopeptidase yields the protein MTDRKYKETVHTDTNHYEYTTVTHDKNKVRIYTLKNGLKVFLAQNFDAPRIQTFIPVRTGSNNDPADNTGLAHYLEHMMFKGTSKIGTQNWEKEKELLDQISVLYEEHKAEQDPEKKKEIYKRIDKVSQEASQYAIANEYDKAISSLGATGTNAHTWFDETVYKNNIPNNELEKWLKIEKERFSEIVLRLFHTELESVYEEFNRAQDNDSRLVNYELMAALFPTHPNGQQTTLGKPEHLKNPSMKAIHKYFDEYYVPNNYAMVLVGDFDFEETIQLVDQYFGTIPYRELPKKTPVIELPITEVVERTVKSPTTPRVQLAWRTDSYGTREAMLADIVVNILSNRGEAGLLDLHINQTQKMLWAQAFSVGLKQYGYFSIVAVPKETQTLQEATNMVLEEIELIKKGDFPDWMLPAIINDFKLQRMKGLETAEGLATTLYDIYIKGISWEQELNEMDEYASFTKEEVINFANDFFKNNYVVINKEKGVNDKLLRVDNPGITPVKINRDAQSEFLQAILSDKTEDIKPEFIDYQKEITTDEIKNKKLSFVKNKYNDIAQVHFIFPLGSDHDRELGISTQLLQYLGTDELSPEDLKKEFFKIGISNDFKTTNNQLLISLSGLEENIEKGISLLQQWMYRVQPDQEIYNQFVGTVLENREAIKKDKNRIMTALTNYAKLGSTSRFTDIISKEELENSKAEVFTDRMKQLFKYPYQIFFYGKDFEAFKGYIGQYTETESLEIPKPKEYPEPATGGNVYFIDYDMVQMEMSKVGKGNSVNPAHFGKVNVFNEYFGRGLSSIVFQEIRESKSLAYSAYVSYATSAELNHPDYITTYIGTQPDKLMIAVDTMNELMSELPEVTTQFENARNAALKQIASTRVTRNNIFFNTLRLKKLGIYHDFRKDIYEQIQALKFEDIRQFYQSEIQSVNFNTAIIGKRENLNMEAVSKMGTFTEVSLKDIFGH from the coding sequence ATGACAGACAGAAAATATAAAGAAACGGTTCATACAGATACAAACCACTACGAATATACTACAGTAACCCACGACAAAAATAAAGTAAGAATCTACACATTGAAGAACGGACTGAAGGTTTTCCTTGCTCAAAACTTTGATGCTCCAAGAATTCAAACTTTTATTCCGGTAAGAACGGGTAGTAATAATGATCCTGCCGATAATACAGGTTTGGCTCATTATCTTGAGCACATGATGTTTAAAGGAACATCTAAGATAGGGACTCAGAATTGGGAAAAAGAAAAGGAACTTCTGGACCAGATCTCTGTGCTTTATGAAGAGCACAAAGCTGAACAGGATCCTGAAAAGAAAAAAGAAATTTATAAAAGGATAGATAAAGTTTCTCAGGAAGCGAGCCAGTATGCTATTGCGAATGAATATGACAAAGCAATTTCCTCATTGGGTGCCACGGGAACCAATGCCCATACGTGGTTTGATGAAACTGTTTATAAAAATAATATTCCGAATAATGAACTGGAAAAATGGCTAAAAATAGAAAAGGAGAGGTTTTCTGAGATCGTTCTGCGTCTTTTCCATACGGAACTTGAGTCTGTATACGAGGAATTCAACAGGGCTCAGGATAATGATTCGAGACTGGTGAACTATGAACTGATGGCCGCTCTTTTTCCAACTCATCCTAACGGGCAGCAAACCACACTAGGCAAGCCTGAGCATTTAAAAAACCCTTCAATGAAGGCAATTCATAAGTATTTTGATGAATACTATGTTCCTAATAATTATGCTATGGTATTGGTTGGGGATTTTGATTTTGAAGAAACGATTCAATTGGTAGACCAGTATTTTGGTACGATTCCTTATAGAGAGCTTCCGAAAAAAACTCCGGTTATAGAGCTACCCATTACAGAAGTTGTAGAGAGAACAGTAAAAAGTCCTACTACTCCACGCGTTCAGCTGGCATGGAGAACGGATAGCTATGGGACAAGAGAAGCCATGCTTGCTGATATTGTGGTAAATATTCTGAGTAACAGAGGCGAAGCCGGTCTATTGGATCTTCATATCAACCAAACCCAAAAAATGCTTTGGGCACAGGCGTTCTCTGTGGGGTTAAAACAATATGGTTATTTTTCTATTGTAGCGGTTCCGAAAGAGACCCAAACTTTGCAAGAAGCAACGAATATGGTTCTGGAGGAAATTGAACTTATCAAGAAGGGGGACTTCCCGGACTGGATGCTTCCTGCCATTATTAATGATTTCAAGCTTCAGAGGATGAAAGGTCTTGAAACTGCAGAAGGCTTAGCCACTACCCTATATGATATTTATATAAAAGGGATAAGTTGGGAACAGGAGCTGAATGAAATGGATGAGTATGCGAGCTTCACTAAGGAAGAGGTTATCAATTTTGCCAATGATTTCTTTAAAAACAATTATGTTGTTATTAATAAAGAGAAAGGAGTTAATGATAAATTACTTAGAGTGGATAATCCAGGGATTACTCCTGTTAAGATTAACCGTGATGCACAGTCTGAGTTTTTACAGGCGATCTTATCTGATAAAACAGAAGATATCAAACCTGAATTCATAGATTATCAAAAGGAAATCACAACTGATGAAATTAAAAATAAGAAATTAAGCTTTGTAAAGAATAAATATAATGATATTGCCCAGGTTCATTTTATTTTTCCATTGGGAAGTGATCATGACCGTGAACTGGGAATTTCGACTCAGCTCCTTCAGTATCTAGGGACGGATGAGCTTTCTCCTGAAGATCTGAAAAAGGAGTTCTTCAAAATCGGCATCAGCAATGATTTTAAAACAACCAATAATCAGTTGTTAATTTCCCTGAGCGGATTGGAGGAGAATATTGAAAAGGGGATTTCCCTTCTGCAGCAATGGATGTACCGTGTACAACCGGATCAGGAGATCTACAATCAATTTGTGGGAACTGTTCTGGAAAACCGTGAGGCTATAAAAAAAGATAAAAACCGGATCATGACAGCTCTTACTAATTATGCTAAATTAGGAAGTACTTCACGTTTTACAGATATTATTTCTAAGGAAGAGCTTGAAAACAGTAAAGCTGAAGTATTTACTGACCGAATGAAGCAACTGTTCAAATATCCTTACCAGATTTTCTTTTATGGAAAAGATTTTGAGGCTTTTAAAGGATATATTGGTCAATATACAGAAACCGAGAGCCTTGAGATTCCTAAGCCGAAAGAATATCCTGAGCCTGCCACCGGCGGAAATGTATATTTTATTGATTATGATATGGTTCAGATGGAAATGAGTAAAGTGGGTAAGGGAAATAGTGTTAATCCTGCTCATTTTGGAAAGGTAAATGTCTTCAATGAGTATTTTGGGAGAGGATTGTCATCTATTGTGTTTCAGGAAATCCGTGAGAGTAAGAGCTTAGCATATTCTGCTTATGTTTCTTATGCAACCAGTGCTGAATTGAACCATCCGGACTATATTACTACTTATATCGGAACACAACCTGATAAGTTGATGATCGCTGTGGATACAATGAATGAACTGATGAGTGAGCTTCCTGAGGTTACTACTCAGTTTGAGAACGCCAGAAATGCTGCTTTAAAACAGATTGCGTCTACCCGAGTGACCAGGAACAATATATTTTTCAACACTTTAAGATTAAAGAAGCTGGGCATTTATCATGATTTCAGAAAAGACATCTATGAACAGATTCAGGCATTGAAATTTGAAGATATCAGGCAGTTTTATCAATCGGAAATTCAATCTGTAAATTTTAATACAGCCATTATTGGGAAAAGGGAAAACCTGAATATGGAAGCTGTCAGTAAAATGGGCACATTTACAGAAGTAAGCCTGAAGGATATCTTTGGACATTAA